Within the Carassius gibelio isolate Cgi1373 ecotype wild population from Czech Republic chromosome B15, carGib1.2-hapl.c, whole genome shotgun sequence genome, the region aaaaaaaacattggtgtggtaaaaatattttcaagcccataacttttaatatttttgagcattatcagatctggttgataaaaagtaaagcccaaagggtcttctttccaaagatgcaaaaataatgtgtgtaacaCATTAAGGTTAGGTAGATAGGGCACTCTCAGCTGTCagtcccataatgggggtgctggctaacaggttaatacacgagtttcacaatttgagtttaattactgaaataaatgaactttttcatttttattgagatacacctgtatgtgtgtgtgtgtgtattaatgacTATATTAAtcgatttatatatatacagtcaggtccataaatattgggacatcgacacaattctaatctttttggctctatacaccaccacaatggatttgaaatgaaacgaacaagatgtgctttaactgcagactttcagctttaatttgagggtatttacatccaaaccaggtgaacggtgtaggaattacaacagtttgtatatgtacatcccactttttaagggaccaaaagtaatgggaaagattaacaatcataaatcaaactttcattttttaatacttggttgcaaatcctttgcagtcaattacagcctgaagtctggagatcaattagacatcagcgtacgctgggtttcatccccggtgatgctctgccaggcctctactgcaactgtcttcagttcctgcttgttcttggggcattttcccttcagttttgtattcagcaagtgaaatgcatgctcaatcggatttaggtcaggtgattgacttggtcattgcataacattccacttctttcccttaaaaatctcttttaatTTTACAAGCAATGTCCGGTATCTGATATATTTGGTATCTGAGAGGTGACCAAGTGTCTAATCCATTTAAAGTAAAATGCAAAGTCTCAAATTCACAGTTTCATAAAATTTAATGTACATCATGATCACATTATTTATACAATACAATCATATAATAATTGAGCTTAATTAACATTCTATGCAGCATCTGTTACAGCTATTTGCAAGCTTTTATAATCCATAGAATTTTTTTGCGAATTTCAGGAAAGTTCAAACCATAAACAAGAGGGTTCAGGATGGGTGGTACAATGATAAACTCTAATGAAAGAATGATTGACAGCCCTATAGGGAGTTCCAAAAATGCAACCCGACTCAAGGTGACCTCGCAAAAAAGAGCTACTGAGAAATTTAAGAGGATCACAATGTGTGGAATACACGTTTGATATGCTTTTCTCCTGAAATCTAGTGAGCTTTTTCTACAAATGATAAGAATTTTAACATAAGAGTATAATATAAAACTTAAAGGCATGATAACAGTTGTGGTCACTATGAAAAAGCCAAAAACATTATTAACAATAGTGTTTGCACAAGAAAGCTTGACAATTTCCCAGTTGTGACAGTACACCTTCCATAGTTTGTTACCACATATCGTGAGTCTGGCATTTAATATACCAGCAATACCAACACAAAGCATAGGATAAATCCAGCTTATAGatattaaaacagataaaatCTTGGGAGTCATTATGTTGTTGTATTGTAATGGTTTACTTATTGCTACATACCTGTCAAATGCCATTAACATTAAGATTGTGTTTTCATTTGATGCATATGAATAAATGACAAAAGCCTGTAAGATACATGCTTCACGGGAGACTGAGTGTGTATCAGACAGCAAGTCTGTCAGTAACCTTGGGAAAAAAGCAGCTGCCACGAACAAAGAGTTGACGGATAAACATGAAATCAGAATGTACATGGGTCGGTGCAATGTCCTTTCCAGAAAAATTGCAAGAATAATAAGggcattaaataatacaatagtaCAATATAGAATAAATCCCAAACCGAAGAAAGCATATCTTATGTACCCAATATTTTCAAACAACATCAAGTAAAAATATGttccattttccattttccattAAGCACAGAATGGATTCATTGACctgaggatgaaaaaaaaaataaaataaaaataataatgtgatcTTTATGTAtcttaaaaataaacagatttgaTGGTTATCAGCTTTAGATAAccacaatgttttaaataatacatcatgtgaatattatttgatttgattattaaaTCAGTTAAACAACAAACATGTGATTGTATTACCTGAAATACCTTCTGTGGTATTATCTTAAATTACCATTACTCCATCTTCAAACATTGTGCAAATGTGCAGGGAATCACCTGTACCTGTTGTGGTTTAGAAGAACTAAGAGTCGCCAGTACATGCTGTTTTTTATAGTATAAAGCATATCTCTGGAGATCTCTCTCCTGTGCTTGATTTGCATAAACAGCACAGGCTCCTAGATTCCTTAAACAGGTTGTGTGGCACAGTGGGAAAAACTCTTGTAACTTAAAACTTACTGATTAAACTGCAAGCAATTGTTGCAAACAATTTGGTACAAAATACATTTGCGGGGGATATGGTACTCTTGGGTAGATTCACAGACAAGGTTGCACTATTTTTTCTTAGTTGTATTTGTCTTTTAGTTGGCAAAGTTCATGTCTTAACACAGCCTTCACCTGCAGGCAGTGATATTGAACTGGGTTTAATTTAGCAGTGTGTGgtgtatgcacacctcatattATGGTTATCATGTTTAATGATTTGAGCTTGAAACTATGTTGACATTCTCATTGTGATCAGTATTTCTGTGATGTTGTGTCTCATTGTAAAATTAAGACATAGGCAAATTGTTTATTTTCCCAATACTTAATCATGTtttaattataatcattaaaacactgatttatatcattttattctaATAATTTTCTATCATTGTTTATATGACATTGCCTAATTAGTTTACTCATTTAAATCCTATGTATTCCTagcaataataaattatttgttttcttggaagtgttctgggaatgttttcagtggcaaattttattttagttcccaaAATGTTCTGCTAAAAATTAGGaaaacattctctaaaaacattctgaaaatgtTTATTGAAAATGTTGTTAGAACATTCTACATTGTAATAAAGCTTCCCATCACACAAGATTTGGACATTGCTTAGGTCAAATTTAGATTGAAAGTTAAAACCCAACCTTTGTTTGAtgtcaagcaaaaaaataaataaatgaaagcagtaccagcttcacttataaaccagactgtttttatttctgacatacatttacaaaatgtcttaATGAGATTAACAGAGGCTTagtgtcacggttcgtgaatgcaccgtctccagctgtagtcatgttacgtcatgttgattgtttcacgtGGGTGTGGCCGCTGAtcgtctgatcagcggcaggtgcggctcgTTCCCACAGACTATATAACGccctgtctttcgtttcctgtttgtctgatcgttgtttgtagatcctggtgtttgatgtcgtgttcgtgttgttcctgccttgccttgtcgccgttctgtcggatcctgtcttcacgcttggaatacactcaccaccaTTGGATTATCACCACTGTCATCGTCGTTCAGTGCACCCCACGTcacaactcaccagtctgtgctgccaccgtggttcctgcgtcaTTCTCCGGCCTTCCACCATCATCATACTACCAATAAACTTACTTGTACTctcatttgtctcctgt harbors:
- the LOC127972562 gene encoding putative gustatory receptor clone PTE03; amino-acid sequence: MENGTYFYLMLFENIGYIRYAFFGLGFILYCTIVLFNALIILAIFLERTLHRPMYILISCLSVNSLFVAAAFFPRLLTDLLSDTHSVSREACILQAFVIYSYASNENTILMLMAFDRYVAISKPLQYNNIMTPKILSVLISISWIYPMLCVGIAGILNARLTICGNKLWKVYCHNWEIVKLSCANTIVNNVFGFFIVTTTVIMPLSFILYSYVKILIICRKSSLDFRRKAYQTCIPHIVILLNFSVALFCEVTLSRVAFLELPIGLSIILSLEFIIVPPILNPLVYGLNFPEIRKKILWIIKACK